TGGCCTCAAATGCCCTAAGCAACTGAGTAACCCTTAGCAAAGGAGACTTAAGTTTTTGTGACTGTACTAACTTGTTGTCCTGACGATAAGCGTTGATAAAACGTTTATTAGCGACAGGATTACGTAGAGGATAGGTGAGGATTTCACGGATCACTGCTTTCAGGTCGCCATGTTGGCCAAACTTAGCCGCTACGGTTGCTACATACTCTTTGCTTGGGTTGGAAGTAACAAGTTGATTGATCAGCTTTGTGGCAATAAATGGGGCAGTATTTGGGTGTGAGACCAGTTTAGCGACTGTCTCTCTTATCTCTCCGGCACCATCTCTGTTGGCCGGCAGAGAAATATGACCATTTAGCAGAGACTTAGATTCTCTGTCGTGATAGCGCTCTTCAATCTGCATCGGACGTGTCATATCAACAAAAGGGACGGTTTTATAGGTTTTGTCGATACCATCATCGAAGCTTACCTGATAACCATTGTAACTTGGGTTCCAGAAGCTGGTGGTCCACTCATACTGATAGCTGTCAGCGTGCAGTCCGGTGAATACCCTCGCTAACTGTTTGATATCATGGTTGTTATAACTGGCAATATCGTCACCGTTAGCATCTTTCTTCCGGCTGCCGTCAGGATTAAGCTGGTACAGGCCTATGGTAAACAACTGCATGATTTCCCGTGCATAGTTTTCATCGGGATGTATGTTTCTGGATTTATCAGCCTTTCTGTTGTTCATATGAGAAAGGTAGACTCCCATACAGGGGTGAAGGGAGACCTGATAAAGCAGATCGGTATAGCTGCCGAAGGCGTGGTTATAGAGTAAATCGTAGTAACTGGCCAACCCGACAGAATCGAGCTCAAGAACGGAATTATCTGAGATAACCAGTATTTCACTTAGTGCCTGAGCAACTCTTTTACGTAGCAGGTGTTCATTATCTTGCAGAGCATTCTGCCACCACGCCATATGGAAATACCATTTATAGGGCAAAGCTGGGTTATTTCCTTCGCCGTTTATCTCTTTTTCACCATGTTTGGCTACCAGCTTTGTGCGGAAACTTTGCCAGATAGAGGCCGTTAATGATTGATAGCTATCGTTGCGATCAGGTACGGAGTTTAGTTCACTCTCCAGCCATGGTTCGATACCGGTATCAGTTACCCGGTCGATAGTGGCGCGGTTAGCGCCAAGGGTCGCCTGCATAAGAAAGCGGCTGACTTTATCGCTGTTATCTTTCATACAATATCCGTTTTTGTTGAGCGAGTTATTTATTAGTTTAGTCTTGTATTTCTGGCAGTTTCACTTTAGCGATCTTCAGGTTAAGTTTTGGTTATGGATTAAAAGAAATTACTGAGCAGAAGAGGTGATCAATAGCCCGACAACACCCAGTGAAGTCGCTGCAATAGATAAACTTCTCCAGAAATTAACCTCTTGCTGAAACAGCAACAGGGAAATGATTGAAACGACTAATATTGCCACGCCCAACCAGAGGGCAAACAGACCGGCAAGATCAAAATGACTCATTGCCCGCCCCAGCATCCAGATGGCGACAACAGAGCATAGCCACATTGCCAGGCCGATATAGCTACTTGGCGGAGCTTTGGTGCTCATCTGTAGCAATATGATGGAAGCAATCAGAAAAGTCTCCGAGATAATGAAATGAATCCAGCCTGAAGTGAACATGTTATTTTTCCTTATCGTTAGTAGAAATCAGAAGGCGTGCATCGCCGGTATGGTCGAGGACGTTACTGCTGGGGTAGACCTCTATGTCATAGCCAAAGCGGCGGTTTAGTTTCAGATCCGGGAGCTTTTGCCAAAGCTTGGGCATCTCTTTTAACAGATCACCCTGAACGCTGAATTCGGCATAGTGTTGAGCAGGCACAGTGATGGTTTTAAATTGAGTGGGTATTTTCTCTAAGTCTTTAACCTTGTAACCGACAAACAGAGAGATACTGCCGCTTGCGTATCGGCTGTAGTCAGAATAGATAAAATAGATATCGTCAGTTTGTCTGTGCTGAATAGAAAGGCGGGAAGGGTGAGAGACAAAACCCTGCCATGCATCCTGCAGCACTTGTTTTGCTTTTTCCTTTTCCGTTAGGGGCAAATCGTAATACAGGCCGACAAATTGCTGTTGGTTGAGAAAAAGTGCTTTATGTGTTGCTACTTTGCTTTCTGGTTTGTCAGCGGGGTTTGCCAATGTGGTCTTAGCAGTTGGAGTCTTGACGGATTTTATGGAAAGGGTCTGCTCGACTTTCTGTTTAGTTTGATTGAGAAGATGAAACTCGTCCCAGTGGGCAAAAACAATATTTATTACCCCGATAAGGCAGACAGAAAGCAGTAAAACAGAGAGATATCTATTTCTCATTATGGATTAACCGTTAGTAAAAACCGGATAAACTATAATGATATAGGCGTAAAGTTTTGGTTAAGTCGGCAATGGATGGTGAAGGTTTTTAGCGAGAAAGAAAAAGGTGCCGGCATAGCAGGCATCAGACAGATTCAAATTTGGTGGATTATTCAGGGCTGCCTGAGGAAGTCACAACCTTAATAGGTTTCTAATATATAGTAATATTTTTAATGTATGTGGTTTAAATGATAGGTATAATTTTAAATTATATGTTGATTCAATAATGCGGAATCAACTCGTTGTCCTTTAAGCAGTGTGTTAAGCGATCTTATGTTCAAAGAAAGTTGTCTGAATAACGCGAAAAGAATTTTAGCAATATTGGCAGCTGGTTTGTTCTGTATGGCGAT
This is a stretch of genomic DNA from Vibrio sp. SCSIO 43137. It encodes these proteins:
- a CDS encoding SMR family transporter, coding for MFTSGWIHFIISETFLIASIILLQMSTKAPPSSYIGLAMWLCSVVAIWMLGRAMSHFDLAGLFALWLGVAILVVSIISLLLFQQEVNFWRSLSIAATSLGVVGLLITSSAQ
- a CDS encoding GyrI-like domain-containing protein; protein product: MRNRYLSVLLLSVCLIGVINIVFAHWDEFHLLNQTKQKVEQTLSIKSVKTPTAKTTLANPADKPESKVATHKALFLNQQQFVGLYYDLPLTEKEKAKQVLQDAWQGFVSHPSRLSIQHRQTDDIYFIYSDYSRYASGSISLFVGYKVKDLEKIPTQFKTITVPAQHYAEFSVQGDLLKEMPKLWQKLPDLKLNRRFGYDIEVYPSSNVLDHTGDARLLISTNDKEK
- a CDS encoding DUF1800 domain-containing protein; the encoded protein is MKDNSDKVSRFLMQATLGANRATIDRVTDTGIEPWLESELNSVPDRNDSYQSLTASIWQSFRTKLVAKHGEKEINGEGNNPALPYKWYFHMAWWQNALQDNEHLLRKRVAQALSEILVISDNSVLELDSVGLASYYDLLYNHAFGSYTDLLYQVSLHPCMGVYLSHMNNRKADKSRNIHPDENYAREIMQLFTIGLYQLNPDGSRKKDANGDDIASYNNHDIKQLARVFTGLHADSYQYEWTTSFWNPSYNGYQVSFDDGIDKTYKTVPFVDMTRPMQIEERYHDRESKSLLNGHISLPANRDGAGEIRETVAKLVSHPNTAPFIATKLINQLVTSNPSKEYVATVAAKFGQHGDLKAVIREILTYPLRNPVANKRFINAYRQDNKLVQSQKLKSPLLRVTQLLRAFEAKNASGKYWLIGDDIQDQLSQHPLSSPTVFNFYKPDFAPHGPIEQSKLLAPEFELHNSATSIAYVNLMYYWFFGHYLPAVSTEISHQPGIFNVAELRVDQLQNKIQDKLNFDYSPYLPKAQQTSRHDELIDEISLLLTGKPSLEIKPLIKESYKPYQDNAEWVVQTIAFLIAISAEFAVQEA